The following coding sequences are from one Osmia bicornis bicornis chromosome 2, iOsmBic2.1, whole genome shotgun sequence window:
- the LOC114875819 gene encoding probable cyclin-dependent serine/threonine-protein kinase DDB_G0292550, whose amino-acid sequence MSQQKMLSKRCCFCGLSDEDELKFGKIYEHEDIITHYYCLLLSSNMEQRGDDNEGILGFLIADIQKELRRGKRLTCTYCKKSGATLGCCNVKCKRIFHYPCGLNAGTLNQFFGEFRSFCINHRPKQKIDSEMKKELAISRKVMCYICYDQVNPYSITDTIWAPCCKKNAWFHRKCVQQLAMSAGYFFKCPLCNDKKSFQKAMLQFGIFIPSQDASWELVPNAFEELLYRYDQCDAPICHCPKGRKHTSFNAKWELILCRTCGSQGIHMACGQLKWANPIWECTECISILGKSEKKISSNITESILQNNSDLEDSDSDISVGKDSPVPFISTPIPDSTPCVSTIKQRPGPRTFKLRQLKASKELQNLQLGSSSKQEIDKEVDPVLELESINECSLQSTSTEESSIIETKSLSVSETKSSINSSSEYFKPQSPALDDTDIILDSDDDTTQITSCGSLESTCRIATVNETEKNGLLQIRNNITEYERSNALHNSTSPVIEKLLQTNNFKPNNASSFLTNNVNDNSVKHNSQYVVQSDDFEETILNKKFEKSCPGYFSNIKITNVVSLAPEEFEIVSSGINQQTINNIEYQNKCLNLKRKFDKTTLDPLNFLIDEPKKIKTNGSIYEQKLKSSYVSVNVKNAGNNVNNVSTSTSDKNYSQINNNNEKCTSTNTSNLQSLRSYTQLEQCYSKNENLLPKYRANIKHLFEANTLKGTSNGQISTLSEDENKSVQTDDNVKNCDGDAGTSSAAKSRSGSLTSDTKINYTSEFIKSGGLYSESERSCTSEQWKSRSNIEKTTISTNKTSNIQKDKNTGCNYSRLIPEYLRLCDLKFRVYNSNNLQMILYNKFSININIENTATVEKNTRFEPSAGTGVQQKFSEIQNEISLNSKSENILHNISFLCNKDKSKCMLSNEQSKTYHDDTKENMNPVITVPSKNITDSLLSNANLATHNLTVSINSSNQNDDRNTTQCIYNAPKVIEENNKESSEENDNLINDFDNIFDAFTNSNNKYVKSINNVTRSIQNLTSSCVTERNNYFYNSTKLVRHALFSENRTNCKPENKAKSISAAQFKVSIDLKKIEKLIDNNPNLFSKYKKENEQCFKEQNSITKRINLLNM is encoded by the exons ATGTCACAGCAAAAGATGTTATCTAAACGTTGTTGCTTTTGTGGATTATCAGACGAAgatgaattaaaatttggaAAGATATATGAACATGAGGATATTATCACCCATTATTATTGCTTG CTCTTATCATCTAATATGGAGCAAAGAGGAGATGATAATGAAGGTATTCTGGGATTTCTGATAGCAGATATACAAAAGGAACTTCGTAGAGGGAAAAGATtg acATGCACATACTGTAAGAAAAGTGGAGCCACGTTAGGATGTTGTAATGTGAAATGTAAGCGTATATTTCATTATCCTTGTGGATTAAATGCTGGAACCTTGAATCAATTTTTTGGTGAATTTAG GTCATTTTGTATAAATCATAGACCAAAACAAAAAATAGATTCTgagatgaaaaaagaattagCAATAAGTAGAAAAGTAATGTGTTACATATGTTATGATCAAGTAAATCCTTATAGTATAACTGATACAATATGGGCTCCGTGTTGTAAAAAAAATGCTTGGTTTCATAGAAAATGTGTTCAG CAACTTGCTATGAGTGCTgggtatttttttaaatgtccTTTATGCAATGATAAGAAATCATTTCAAAAAGCAATGCTACAATTTGGTATTTTTATTCCTAGTCA agATGCTTCTTGGGAACTTGTGCCAAATGCATTTGAAGAACTTTTATATAGGTATGATCAATGCGATGCTCCAATATGTCATTGCCCTAAAGGTAGAAAGCATACAAGTTTTAATGC AAAATGGGAATTAATACTTTGTCGAACTTGTGGTTCACAAGGAATCCATATGGCCTGTGGACAACTTAAATGGGCTAATCCTATTTGGGAATGTACAGAATGTATTTCTATATTAG GTAAATCCGAGAAAAAGATTAGTTCAAATATAACAGAAAGTATACTACA aaataattctGACTTGGAAGATAGCGACAGTGATATTTCTGTCGGTAAAGATTCACCTGTACCGTTTATTTCTACACCAATTCCTGATTCTACACCATGTGTGTCTACTATTAAACAACGTCCCGGTCCACGGACATTTAAGTTAAGACAACTTAAAGCAAGTAAAGAACTTCAAAA TTTACAGTTAGGGAGCAGTAGTAAGCAAGAAATTGATAAAGAAGTTGATCCAGTTTTGGAATTAGAAAGTATAAATGAATGTAGCTTACAGTCTACAAGTACCGAAGAAAGTTCTATTATTGAAACAAAAAGTTTATCCGTTAGTGAAACTAAAAGTAGCATAAATTCTTCAAGTGAATATTTCAAGCCTCAATCACCTGCATTAGATGATACTGACATTATACTTGATAGTGATGATGATACTACACAG ATCACCAGTTGTGGTTCATTAGAGAGTACATGTAGAATCGCTACTGTTAATGAAACTGAAAAGAACGGTTTATTACAgattagaaataatataaccGAATATGAAAGAAGCAATGCATTACATAATTCTACTTCACctgtaatagaaaaattattacaaacaaataatttcaaacCAAATAATGCTAGTAGCTTTTTaacaaataatgtaaatgaTAATTCAGTGAAACACAACTCACAATATGTGGTACAATCTGATGATTTCGAAGAAacaatattaaacaaaaaatttgaGAAGAGCTGCCCTggttatttttcaaatattaaaattacaaacgTAGTTTCTTTAGCACCAGAGGAGTTTGAAATTGTATCATCTGGAATAAACCAGCAGACGATCAATAATATTGAATATCAGAATAAAtgtttgaatttaaaaagaaaatttgataaaactaCATTGGATCCgctaaattttttaatagatgAACCAAAAAAGATAAAAACCAATGGCAGTATATATGAACAAAAACTAAAATCATCATATGTTTctgtaaatgttaaaaatgctggtaataatgtaaataatgttTCAACTTCTACAtctgataaaaattattcgcaaattaacaataataacgAGAAGTGCACCTCGACAAATACGTCTAATTTACAAAGTTTGAGATCGTACACTCAATTAGAACAATGTTATAGCAAAAATGAGAATCTGTTACCTAAATACAGAGCCAATATCAAACATTTATTCGAGGCGAATACTTTGAAGGGTACATCAAATGGTCAAATCAGTACATTATCAGAAGATGAAAACAAAAGTGTTCAAACTGATGACAATGTAAAAAAT TGTGACGGGGATGCAGGCACAAGTTCTGCTGCTAAATCAAGGAGTGGAAGTCTTACCAGTGACACAAAGATTAACTACACATCAGAATTCATCAAATCAGGTGGTTTATATTCAGAATCAGAAAGATCATGTACCTCAGAACAATGGAAGTCAAGAAGCAATATTGAGAA GACAACAATTTCAACTAATAAGACATCAAATATACAAAAAGACAAAAATACTGGATGTAATTACTCTCGATTGATACCAGAATATTTACGTTTATGTGATCTTAAGTTCCGTGTATATAACTCAAATAATTTGCAG ATGATTTTGTATAATAAGttttctataaatattaatatagaAAATACAGCTACAGTAGAAAAAAATACTAGGTTTGAGCCATCAGCAGGAACAGGTGTTCAACAGAAGTTTTctgaaatacaaaatgaaatttctctaAACTCAAaatcagaaaatattttacacaatatttcatttctttgtaATAAAGATAAATCCAAATGTATGCTCTCTAATGAGCAGTCCAAAACTTATCATGATGACACGAAGGAAAATATGAATCCAGTAATAACAGTTCCTTCTAAAAATATAACAGATAGTTTACTTAGCAATGCAAATTTAGCTACACATAATTTAACAGTTTCTATAAATAGTAGTAATCAAAACGATGACAGAAATACAAcgcaatgtatatataatgctCCTAAagtaattgaagaaaataataaagaaagcAGTGAAGAAAacgataatttaattaacgacTTTGACAATATTTTTGATGCTTTTACAAATTCTAACAACAAATACGTGAAAAGTATTAACAATGTAACACGAAGTATTCAAAACTTAACTTCCAGTTGTGTAACTGAAAggaacaattatttttataattccaCGAAACTTGTTCGACATGCTTTATTTTCGGAAAATCGTACAAATTGTAAACCAGAGAATAAAGCGAAAAGTATATCTGCAGCACAGTTTAAAGTAAGTATCGATctaaaaaagatagaaaaattgattgataataatccaaatttattttcaaaatataaaaaagaaaatgaacaaTGTTTTAAAGAACAAAATAGTATAACGAaacgaattaatttattaaacatgtaa